A single window of Debaryomyces hansenii CBS767 chromosome F complete sequence DNA harbors:
- a CDS encoding DEHA2F13970p (some similarities with uniprot|Q08176 Saccharomyces cerevisiae YOL026C MIM1 Mitochondrial outer membrane protein that mediates assembly of mitochondrial beta-barrel proteins): MSGIYDKPELHSGIKLQDNNDIETEKYVEETSEFLNEALLSNNQNEEINNTTGNQSSSEDVSYADAINASMFPLQEEKEESVYNINLWSILRKSSINLILPFINGMMLGFGEILAHEIGFRYNWVGAKVEPPRRIARKNKQNQSAFL, from the coding sequence ATGTCAGGTATATATGATAAGCCTGAGCTCCATAGCGGTATAAAGTTGcaagataataatgatattgaaaccGAGAAATATGTAGAAGAAACATCAGAGTTTCTAAATGAAGCATTGCTTCTGAACAACCAAAACGAAGAGATCAACAATACTACAGGCAACCAACTGTCATCGGAAGACGTTAGTTACGCAGATGCAATAAATGCAAGCATGTTTCctcttcaagaagaaaaggaagagTCGgtgtataatataaatttatgGTCAATTTTAAGAAAAAGTTCAATTAACTTGATTTTACCGTTCATCAATGGTATGATGTTGGGCTTTGGGGAAATATTGGCACACGAAATAGGGTTCCGTTATAACTGGGTTGGTGCTAAAGTAGAACCCCCAAGAAGAATTGCTCGTAAAAATAAACAGAATCAATCTGCCTTCTTATAA